GTGCGGCCCGGCTCGGTGGAGGTGAGCACGGTGGTGACGACGAGCAGGACGACGGCGACGCCGGCCTCGGTGAGTACGGAGCGACGCAGTCCGGAGCGGCCCGGGTCGGCGTCCCGTATGCGCTTCTCGCGAGCGGTCGTGAGCGCGGCGCGCTGGCGGGCGAGCTGGGCGGACCTCTTGTCGTCGACGTCGGAGCCGGAACCCGTATCGCTGCCGGCACCGGAACCCGTATTGCCACCGGAACCGGAACCCGCTTCGCCACTACCCCCTTCCGCGGACGACGACGATCCCTTCGAAGCGCCGCCGGTAGGTACCGTCACCGCCTCCTCCGACCGCGTGCGCTCCTCGATCACAGTGGTTGCGGCGGCCTCCGGGGCGAGGCCCTCCGACAGGCGTCCCGTCCACTTCCGCGAGATCCAGGCGACGCCGACCAGGACGGCGACGAGCCCGATCTTGAGCAGCAGCAGTTGCCCGTAACGGGTGCCGGTGAGTGCCGACCAGGAGCCGACCTGGCGCCACGACTGGTAGAGCCCGGTCGCGGCCAGCGTGGAGACCGCGCAGAACGCCACCCGGGAGAACCGCCGGACGGCGGTGGCCTCGATCGAGGGCGCCCGGTACAGGGCGACGAGCAGGGTGGCGAGTCCGCCGAGCCAGGCCGCCACCGCGAGCAGGTGCAGAACGTCGACGGGCATGGCGAGTCCGGCCTGGATGCCGGTGGAGGCGTGCTCGGCCATCGCCCAGGTGGCGGCGAGACCGGCGGCGACGACCGCGCCGCCGATCGCGAGCCCGAAGGTGAGGTCCTTCTTCTCCTTGGGGTCGGTCCGCTTCTCGTACGCGCCGAAGAGCACGGCGATGAAGAGGGCGGCGGCGGCGAGGAGCAGGAGCCGTGACACCAGTGCCGCGCCCGACTTGGTCTGCAGGACCTGCCCGAGGAGGGTCAGGTCGAAGATGTCACCGATCGCGCCGGACCCTGTGTAGGAGCCGCGCATCAGGAGCATGGCGAGGGTCGCGCCGGTGAGGGTGATCCAGCCGCCCACCACGACCCGCTGCACAGGGCGTACGCCCGCTCCGCGCGGCCAGCAGGCGAGGACGAAGGCCGCGCCGCCGACGGTGAGGATGAACCCCCCGTAGGAGAGGTACCGCGCGACGCCGTAGAGCCCGCCGACGACACCGCCGCCCGCGGTCTGGTCGGGCAGTGCCGCGGTGGTCTTGGAGGGGGCGCCGATGGAGAAGGTGAACGCCCCGGAGACGGGGTGGCTGTCGGCCGAGACGACCTGGTAGGCGACGGTGAACGTGCCGTCGGGCAGTCCGGAGTGGAGGGGGACGCCGTAAGTCGTGCCACCGAGGTCGGTCGTCTTGCCGGTGTCGACGCGCTTTCCGGCCGGGTCGAGAACCCGTACGGAGCCGGCGGACATGGCGACCTCCTCGGAGAAGGTCAGGGACACCCGTGTGGGGGCCTGCTCGACCACCGCGCCCTGCTTCGGGTCGCTCCCGGTCAGCGCGGCGTGCGCGGAGACGGGCGCGGCGCCGGCGAGGAGGGCGCCGGTGACGGCGAGGAGCAGCAGCAACAGGTGCCGGAAGCGGGGAGCGATGGTCTTCACGAACGGTCAGCCCCTCAGTGCGACGTGTGCGACGGGTGTGACTTGTGCGATGCCATCGACGACACCGAGGAACTTGATGCCATCGACGACATCGATGAGTGTGCCGACATCGACGAGTGCGCCGACTTGGCCGTCGGGTTGTAGGTGGCGGCCTTCACCGGGAAGGTCACCGTGACGGTGCCGGACTTGGCGAAGTGCAGCTTCACGGACACCTTGTCGCCCTCCTTCGGCGTCTGCTTGAGGTTTTCGAACATGAGGTGGTTGCCACCGCGTTCGAAGTCGAGCTCGCCGTCGGCCGGGACGGGGAAGGCCTTCTGCTCCTTCATCACTCCGCCCTTCGTGGAGTGGAGGGTCACCTGCTGGGCGATGGAGCTGGTCACCGAGGTGAGCGTGTCGGCGCCGCCGCTGTTGTGCACGATGAAGAAGCCGGCCGCCATGTCGCCGCCCGCGGGCGCCGGTATGAACGCCCCGCCGACCTTTACCGCGGGCTTGCCGGAGGACGCCGAGGCCGACGAGTCGCCCGAGCCGCAGGCCGTGAGGGCGAGCCCGGCCGCCAGCGCCGTGGCGCCGAGGACGAGCGGTGTACGCCTCACGGCTGCTCCCCCTTGATGATCTTGGGGAGGTCCTTGGTGTAGTCGTCGACGGTGGCGTCCTCGCCGTACAGGACATACCCGGCGTCGGTCTTCGGCGAGAAGGCGATGACCTGGGTGCCGTGCATCGAGACGAGCTTGCCGTTCTTGTCCTTCTCCGTCGGCTCGATGGAGATGCCGAGGGTGCGGGCGCTGCCCTGGATGGTGGCGAAGTCGCCGGTCAGGCCGATGAAGTCGGGGTCCTGCGCCTTGAGCCACTTGCCGAGGACGGGCGCGGTGTCGCGGTCCGGGTCGGTGGTGACGAAGACGACCTGGAGCTTGTCCTGTTCGGCCTTCGGCAGTGCCTTCTTGGCGACGGCGATGTTGCTCATCGTCAGGGGGCACACGTCGGGGCAGTGGGTGTAGCCGAAGTAGATCAGCGTGGGCTTGCCCTTGGTCTGCTCGCGCAGGTCGAACTTCTTGCCGTGGGTGTCCGTGAGGACGAGGTCCGGCTTCTTGAAGGGCGAGTCGAGGACGGTCGCGGCCTTGTTCGAGCCGGTCTCGGCGGAGACCTCGGCCACGGGCTTGCTGCTGTCGTCGCCACTGCCACAGGCGGAGAGGGCGAGCGAGGCCGCGGCGATGAGCCCGGCGGCGAGCAGCGTCTTCTTGCGGAGGGTCTGGCGAGGACCTGTGTGCGGGGTCTTACGGGGAGAGCGCATAGAAAAATGTCCCAGATGTGAGGCGGGCCGGTGTGCACCGGGGTCGGCCGACGGCCACGGGGGGCGACGTCTGCGCCGGCCCCGGTGCACACCCGCGGCTGGTTCAGCTGTTGGTACGACGGCGTCCCGCGAGCACCCCGAAGGCCACGCCGGCGGCGCCGACGACGATGCCGGCGATGCCGAGGGCGCGTGCGGTGGTGTCGCTGTCGGAGGAGCTGTCGGAGGAGCTGTCCGACGAGGAGGCCGTGGCCGCCTTGTCGTCATCCGACTTGGCGCTGTCGTCGGCCGCGGCGCCGCCGTGGTGGTCCTCGGTCGCGGCCGAGAGCTCCAGAGTGGGCGCCGGGTTCTCCGGCTCCTCCTGGCCCTTGGCCTGCGGCTCGATCCAGCGCACGACTTCCTTGTTGTCGTAGGTCTGGATCGCCTTGAAGACGAGCTCGTCCGTGTCCTCGGGCAGCTGCCCGATGGAGAGCGGGAACTTCTGGAAGAAGCCGGGCTGGATGCCCTTGTCCTTGCCCGAGCCGTCGGCGGTCCAGGTGACCTGGGAGACGGCCTGGTCGATCTTCTCGCCGTGCATCTCCAGCGGCTTGTCGAGCTTGGACTTGGTGACCTTGGCCGTCCAGCCGGGGATGGGCTCGGGCATGACCGAGGCCAGCGGGTGGTCGGTCGGGAAGTTGACCTCGACCTTGGTGGTCGCGGCGTCGTCGCGCTCGTTCGGCACCTTGAAGTTCACGACGGCGTATCCACCCTTGGCGGCGACGCCCTCAGGCTGCACGCTCACGTGTGCGAAGGCGGGGACGGAGAGCACCAGGACGGCGGACGCGGCGGTGGCACCGACTGCGGCGACGCGGGAAATCTTCTTCATGGCAGAAACCACTCCACTCGGGTTCAGCGAGATCAGGCGAACGGTGAGTGCGCGCACCGGGAACGGGGCACGCGCGCGTGCCGCACGACACTCCTCCGCGCTGGGCGGGAACCCGTGCAGGGCCCCGCGTGGAGTACGTGTGTCGTGTCAGGCAGCGAGACGGAACGCGTCGCCCACGGGCGGGCCGCGCCTGATCACCGAGTGCTGAAGTGCCGTCGTGTGCAGAGGCAGTGGCGCGAGGAGCTCGATGGGCACCACATGGGGCGCCGCTTCCGCAGCCCCGGGCAGACCGGCCCTGAGGGCGCGTACGAGCGCGAGAGCGGCGCGCAAGGAACGGACGAGCGCCCCCTGGGCGACTCCATGCGCCGAGTTCGCCGAGAGGCGGACGAGCCGGCCGAGCGCGAGGTCTCCATGGCGCAGCAGCCAGCCCGCGACGACTGCGGCGAGCAGGTGCCCGAGCAGCATCGGCAGGGACGGCAGCAGCGGCATGGAGGTGACCGCTTCGGTGGCGGTGTGGTGGTGCATGCCCGTTCCGGAACCGGGTTCGATGCCGGCGTCCGACAGGATCTTCTGCGCCTGCGCGGGGCTGATCGCCGCCATGCCGGAGCCGCACATGAGCCGGGCCGCGCGCTCCACGACCGAGGGTTCCTGTGCGGTCTGCGTCATCGTCATGGCGCCGTGCTGGCCCACGCCGAAGAGGGTGTGCAGACCGGTCTGGCCGACCGCGAGAGCGGCGGCGATGCCCGGCAGCGAGCGCTCGCGCCCGGCGAGCGGCGCCGCCACGGCGAACACCGCGAGGAACCCGACGCCCAACGTCCACAGCGGGACGGTGGCGCACGAGGCGAGCACATGTCCGGCCGCGGACAACGCGACGCAGACCGCGGTGAACACCGCGGCCCTCAGCAGCCGGACATCCGTTCCGGTGCGCGCCTCGCGCTGGTGGGGGGCAGACATGGCGGGCTCATCATCGCACTGGGCTTACCCGCCTCATACGGCAGGTCCACAAGGTCCGGAATCTTCCGCCCCGCCCCCTTGAAGCCGACTCCGGACACCGCTGAAGCCGGCTCCGTACACCGCCGCCACCGGTCCGCGCGTCCGCCGTATGGGCGGTATCACGTGAAACACGCGATTGCACAGGGGTCGTTGCGGCAATACGTATCGGTATGTCGAGCCGCGGCCTGGAGGCTGGAGCATGAGCATCTGGTGGTCTCTGCACTTGCGCCGCGAGGCCGCGAGCGTTCCGCTCGCCCGACGCCTGCTGATCGACACCATGGACACCGCGGGCGTGGACCCCGACATCTCGTACGACCTGTCCGTCGCCCTCACCGAGGCCTGTGCCAACGCCGTCGAGCACGGCGGTGATCCGGACCCCGACGATCCGGCGGGCGCGTACCGGGTCACGGCCTACCTGGAGGGCGAGACCTGTCGCATCGAGGTCGCCGACTCAGGTCCCGGCTTCCCGGCCCTGCGCGGCCGCGGCACGACGCTGCTCAAGCCCGCCCCCGACCACGCCGAGCACGGCCGCGGACTCTGTCTCATCCAGGAGCTCGCGGACCACGTCCACTTCGTCAACAGACCGGGCAGGGGCGGCGCGGTGGTCAGCTTCGACAAGGTGCTCAAGTGGCGCGAGGACGCGCCCCTGGTCTCGGTCTGACCCCCTCCGGACACGAAAGCCAGACCCGTCCCGGCACGACACCCCGACCCCCTCCGGACACGACAGCGGCCGGGCACCGTCACGCCGTGCCCGGCCACTTCGCAAACGCGTCTCTACGCGCGCGTGGTTCAGCCCTTGAGCTGAGCCATCCACGCCTCGACCTCGTCCGAGCGGCGCGGCAGGCCGGCGGAGAGGTTCCGGTTGCCGTCCTCGGTCACGAGGATGTCGTCCTCGATCCGGACGCCGATGCCGCGGTACTCCTGCGGCACGGTCAGGTCGTCGGCCTGGAAGTACAGACCGGGCTCGACGGTCAGGCACATGCCGGGCTCCAGCGTGCCGTCCACGTACGTCTCGGTGCGCGCGACGGCGCAGTCGTGGACGTCGAGGCCGAGCATGTGGCCGGTGCCGTGCAGCGTCCAGCGGCGCTGGAGGCCGAGCTCGAGGACGCGCTCGACCGGGCCCTCGACGAGGCCCCACTCGACGAGCTTCTCGGCGAGCACACGCTGCGCGGCGTCGTGGAAGTCGCGGTACTTGGCACCGGGCTTGACGGCCGCGATACCGGCCTCCTGGGCCTCGTACACGGCGTCGTAGATCTTCTTCTGGAGCTCGGTGTAGCGGCCGTTGACCGGCAGCGTGCGCGTCACGTCGGCGGTGTAGAGGCTGTGCGTCTCGACGCCCGCGTCCAGGAGGAGCAGGTCGCCGGAGCGGACCGGGCCGTCGTTGCGGACCCAGTGGAGGGTGCAGGCGTGCGGGCCGGAGGCGCAGATCGAGCC
The DNA window shown above is from Streptomyces sp. NBC_01445 and carries:
- a CDS encoding copper resistance CopC/CopD family protein, translating into MKTIAPRFRHLLLLLLAVTGALLAGAAPVSAHAALTGSDPKQGAVVEQAPTRVSLTFSEEVAMSAGSVRVLDPAGKRVDTGKTTDLGGTTYGVPLHSGLPDGTFTVAYQVVSADSHPVSGAFTFSIGAPSKTTAALPDQTAGGGVVGGLYGVARYLSYGGFILTVGGAAFVLACWPRGAGVRPVQRVVVGGWITLTGATLAMLLMRGSYTGSGAIGDIFDLTLLGQVLQTKSGAALVSRLLLLAAAALFIAVLFGAYEKRTDPKEKKDLTFGLAIGGAVVAAGLAATWAMAEHASTGIQAGLAMPVDVLHLLAVAAWLGGLATLLVALYRAPSIEATAVRRFSRVAFCAVSTLAATGLYQSWRQVGSWSALTGTRYGQLLLLKIGLVAVLVGVAWISRKWTGRLSEGLAPEAAATTVIEERTRSEEAVTVPTGGASKGSSSSAEGGSGEAGSGSGGNTGSGAGSDTGSGSDVDDKRSAQLARQRAALTTAREKRIRDADPGRSGLRRSVLTEAGVAVVLLVVTTVLTSTEPGRTEEEAKAVTAAASQRSGPLSLKLPFDTGGQDGKGTLLLDMDPGRTGSNDMHVYVERPNGKAFDVPEVKVSFTLAAKKLGPLPVVPDHIATGHWSASGVQIPVAGDWKIAITVRTSDIDQVTVNKNAKIG
- a CDS encoding copper chaperone PCu(A)C; the encoded protein is MRRTPLVLGATALAAGLALTACGSGDSSASASSGKPAVKVGGAFIPAPAGGDMAAGFFIVHNSGGADTLTSVTSSIAQQVTLHSTKGGVMKEQKAFPVPADGELDFERGGNHLMFENLKQTPKEGDKVSVKLHFAKSGTVTVTFPVKAATYNPTAKSAHSSMSAHSSMSSMASSSSVSSMASHKSHPSHTSH
- a CDS encoding SCO family protein; the protein is MRSPRKTPHTGPRQTLRKKTLLAAGLIAAASLALSACGSGDDSSKPVAEVSAETGSNKAATVLDSPFKKPDLVLTDTHGKKFDLREQTKGKPTLIYFGYTHCPDVCPLTMSNIAVAKKALPKAEQDKLQVVFVTTDPDRDTAPVLGKWLKAQDPDFIGLTGDFATIQGSARTLGISIEPTEKDKNGKLVSMHGTQVIAFSPKTDAGYVLYGEDATVDDYTKDLPKIIKGEQP
- a CDS encoding YcnI family copper-binding membrane protein, whose translation is MKKISRVAAVGATAASAVLVLSVPAFAHVSVQPEGVAAKGGYAVVNFKVPNERDDAATTKVEVNFPTDHPLASVMPEPIPGWTAKVTKSKLDKPLEMHGEKIDQAVSQVTWTADGSGKDKGIQPGFFQKFPLSIGQLPEDTDELVFKAIQTYDNKEVVRWIEPQAKGQEEPENPAPTLELSAATEDHHGGAAADDSAKSDDDKAATASSSDSSSDSSSDSDTTARALGIAGIVVGAAGVAFGVLAGRRRTNS
- a CDS encoding ATP-binding protein: MSIWWSLHLRREAASVPLARRLLIDTMDTAGVDPDISYDLSVALTEACANAVEHGGDPDPDDPAGAYRVTAYLEGETCRIEVADSGPGFPALRGRGTTLLKPAPDHAEHGRGLCLIQELADHVHFVNRPGRGGAVVSFDKVLKWREDAPLVSV